CACCGTACGGGCCGACGGCGCGCAGATCGCCGGCCCCTCGGCCGAGCGCGCGATGGTCTTCCAGGACGACGGCCTGCTGCCGTGGCGCAGCGTGCGGCGCAACATCGAGCTGCCGCTGCGCATCCGCAAGGTCGGCCGGCGCGAGCGCGCCGAGGCGGCGCGGGCGTGGATCGAGCGGGTCGGGCTGAGCGGTGCGGAGGACAGGCTGCCCCGCGAGCTGTCCGGTGGCATGCGCCAGCGCGTGCAGCTCGCCCGCGCCCTGGTCGCCGCGCCGCGCGCGGTGCTGATGGACGAGCCGTTCGGCGCGCTCGACGCCCAGACCCGCGCCCAGATGCAGCGCGTCCTGCTCGACGTGCTGCGTGACACCAGGGCGACGGTCGTGTTCGTCACCCACGACGTGGACGAGGCGCTGCTGCTCGCCGACCGCGTGGCC
The nucleotide sequence above comes from Nonomuraea gerenzanensis. Encoded proteins:
- a CDS encoding ABC transporter ATP-binding protein — encoded protein: MTTLAPPERAQTGLGFTLERLSLGYGGHLVAHEIDLAVVPGEVLVVVGASGSGKSTLLRALAGLLTPAGGTVRADGAQIAGPSAERAMVFQDDGLLPWRSVRRNIELPLRIRKVGRRERAEAARAWIERVGLSGAEDRLPRELSGGMRQRVQLARALVAAPRAVLMDEPFGALDAQTRAQMQRVLLDVLRDTRATVVFVTHDVDEALLLADRVAVLGDRGIRTLIDVRGSGERAVLRDRILKEL